A genomic region of Gemmata massiliana contains the following coding sequences:
- a CDS encoding GTPase domain-containing protein, translating into MQPTEHRSAVGQLADDLRWLEDHCRRQPELAAHAGTLRLASALTRNVIGPFLEGQPTRPLHVAVVGGAGAGKSTVVNFLAGDKVAEANPQAGFTRHPTAFLPPGPAFQWPSYIGFMGQMHRLTQDKPASADEDVYQVKRIAPPPAAGGKDGYTHPLGEFVIWDCPDMTTWASEGYVARLMEVAALADVIVYVASDERYNDAVPTEFLHLLVKAGKAVVVALTKMRAQDADAFIEHFRQEILGRLPKLPNGELPAVPVVAIPHMSMAERTDPAGAGARYRVQLLNQILVQCESDDATRARTVTNAAKYLSTAGDGLLDVARRDFTELESWKATVGAGKTAFEERYRREYLSGEQFRRFDRFRERLTDLLELPSGGRVIGGIFWALRTPYRWTRDYIFGLLARPDVLNLSEQTVLTGALTGWLDMLQAESLRKSGSHTLWKQIAVRFDSELGPQARDRFATDFRAFELKESEDLEETGKALVDGLEKNPALLYTLRGGKLALDLTIIGSVVYFTWPPGWLLLLIPFGVSASHQFAELATRAVAEGARHRVRSHREQLVTTSLSSPLAAWLAEWPTTGGTSFEKLQQVLRRVPESIRQMEDRVSAKVAALTASKPAPPPVPNSDNPGNTSPNRQPTEPPTA; encoded by the coding sequence ATGCAACCGACCGAACACCGCTCGGCCGTGGGTCAGTTGGCCGACGACCTCCGCTGGCTCGAAGACCACTGTCGCCGGCAGCCCGAACTGGCCGCCCACGCGGGCACGCTCCGGCTCGCGTCCGCGCTCACGCGCAACGTCATCGGGCCGTTCCTCGAAGGTCAGCCCACGCGCCCGCTGCACGTCGCGGTCGTCGGCGGGGCCGGCGCGGGCAAGAGTACGGTGGTGAACTTCCTCGCCGGCGACAAAGTCGCCGAGGCCAACCCGCAGGCCGGGTTTACCCGGCACCCCACGGCGTTCCTGCCGCCGGGACCGGCCTTCCAGTGGCCCAGTTACATCGGGTTCATGGGCCAGATGCACCGGCTCACGCAGGACAAGCCCGCGAGCGCGGACGAAGACGTCTATCAGGTGAAGCGGATCGCCCCGCCCCCCGCGGCCGGCGGAAAAGACGGGTACACGCACCCGCTCGGCGAGTTCGTCATCTGGGACTGCCCCGACATGACGACCTGGGCGTCCGAGGGCTACGTCGCACGGCTCATGGAGGTCGCGGCGCTCGCGGACGTGATCGTGTACGTCGCGTCGGACGAGCGCTACAACGACGCGGTCCCGACGGAGTTTTTGCACCTGCTGGTGAAGGCCGGCAAAGCGGTCGTTGTGGCGCTTACGAAGATGCGCGCCCAGGACGCGGACGCCTTCATCGAGCACTTCCGTCAGGAAATTCTCGGCCGGTTGCCGAAGCTCCCCAACGGCGAATTGCCCGCGGTGCCGGTGGTCGCGATCCCGCACATGAGCATGGCCGAGCGGACCGACCCGGCCGGCGCGGGCGCACGGTACCGCGTGCAGTTGTTGAACCAGATCCTGGTACAGTGCGAGAGCGACGACGCCACGCGCGCCCGCACCGTCACCAATGCCGCGAAGTACCTCAGCACCGCGGGAGACGGGCTGCTCGACGTCGCCCGGCGCGACTTCACGGAACTCGAATCCTGGAAGGCGACCGTGGGCGCGGGGAAGACCGCGTTCGAGGAGCGGTACCGGCGCGAGTACCTTTCGGGCGAGCAGTTTCGGCGCTTCGACCGGTTCCGCGAGCGCCTCACCGATCTGCTCGAACTCCCCAGTGGGGGGCGCGTGATCGGCGGGATCTTCTGGGCGCTCCGCACCCCGTACCGCTGGACGCGGGACTACATCTTCGGCCTCCTCGCCCGTCCGGACGTGTTGAACCTCTCGGAGCAAACGGTGCTCACCGGTGCGCTCACGGGCTGGCTCGACATGCTCCAGGCGGAGTCGCTCCGCAAGTCCGGTTCGCACACGCTCTGGAAGCAGATCGCGGTGCGGTTCGATTCGGAACTCGGCCCTCAAGCGCGCGACCGTTTCGCCACCGATTTCCGGGCCTTCGAGCTGAAGGAATCCGAAGACCTGGAGGAGACGGGTAAGGCGCTCGTGGACGGCCTGGAGAAGAATCCCGCCCTGCTTTACACGCTCCGCGGCGGAAAGCTCGCGCTCGACCTCACGATCATCGGCAGCGTGGTCTACTTCACGTGGCCCCCGGGGTGGCTCTTGTTACTCATCCCGTTCGGCGTGTCGGCATCGCACCAGTTCGCGGAACTCGCGACGCGCGCGGTGGCCGAAGGCGCGCGCCACCGGGTGCGTTCTCACCGCGAGCAGTTGGTCACTACGTCGCTGTCGTCCCCGCTGGCCGCGTGGCTCGCGGAGTGGCCCACGACCGGCGGAACGTCGTTCGAGAAGCTCCAGCAAGTGCTGCGGCGCGTACCGGAATCCATCCGCCAGATGGAAGACCGCGTGAGCGCCAAAGTCGCCGCACTAACCGCCTCGAAACCCGCCCCGCCCCCGGTACCGAACTCGGATAACCCGGGGAACACGTCCCCCAATCGCCAGCCCACGGAGCCGCCGACCGCATGA
- a CDS encoding NAD(P)/FAD-dependent oxidoreductase — protein sequence MAKHPDVAIIGGGIIGLTSAYFLAKEGLSVAVYDQSDFGKEASWAGAGIIPPGNPDRAATPADKLRGIGSVRFPTFSAELRELTGIDNGYRLCGGIDFLEPEDRDVPTVWHAEGIAFERLTLAGAKRLEPLGEVEGEPHLLPACAQVRNPRHLRALITACDRVGVRLNANTGAEAWELGSNRITSVQLAGGERVIAGRFLLAAGAWSELLLRPLGHRPHVRPVLGQIALLKGPSCSRVLMLGKRYLVPRGDGLTLIGSTEEPEAGFEKRTTAAGVEELVAFARRTVLPLADATLETSWAGLRPGSPDGLPFIGNVPGWDNAFVACGHFRAGVQLSIGTAQAITELLTGKPTSVDLAAFALDRTPDTSTKSAFRS from the coding sequence ATGGCGAAGCACCCCGATGTGGCGATTATTGGCGGCGGGATCATCGGTCTCACCTCCGCGTACTTTCTCGCGAAAGAAGGGCTGTCGGTCGCGGTTTACGACCAGTCCGACTTCGGCAAGGAAGCGTCATGGGCCGGGGCCGGGATCATCCCACCCGGTAACCCCGATCGCGCCGCGACACCGGCCGACAAGCTCCGCGGGATCGGGTCCGTGCGCTTCCCCACATTTTCCGCCGAACTGCGAGAACTCACAGGGATCGACAACGGCTACCGGCTTTGTGGCGGGATCGATTTCCTCGAACCCGAGGACCGCGACGTCCCCACCGTGTGGCACGCGGAAGGCATCGCATTTGAGCGCCTGACACTCGCTGGTGCCAAGCGCCTTGAACCGCTCGGCGAAGTCGAAGGAGAGCCGCACCTGCTGCCCGCGTGCGCTCAGGTGCGCAACCCGCGTCACTTGCGTGCCCTCATTACGGCTTGTGATCGCGTGGGGGTGCGCCTGAACGCAAACACCGGCGCCGAAGCGTGGGAACTCGGCTCAAATCGCATTACGTCTGTGCAACTTGCGGGCGGCGAACGTGTAATTGCTGGGCGGTTTCTGCTCGCAGCAGGTGCGTGGAGCGAGTTGCTCCTGCGCCCACTCGGGCACCGTCCGCACGTCCGCCCGGTGCTCGGGCAGATTGCCCTTCTAAAAGGCCCGAGTTGTTCCCGCGTGCTGATGCTCGGCAAACGGTACCTCGTCCCACGCGGCGACGGACTCACGCTCATCGGTTCCACCGAGGAACCGGAAGCGGGCTTCGAGAAGCGAACCACGGCGGCGGGAGTGGAAGAGTTGGTCGCGTTCGCGCGCCGAACGGTGCTGCCACTTGCCGACGCGACGCTCGAAACGTCGTGGGCAGGCTTGCGGCCCGGGTCACCGGACGGGTTGCCGTTTATCGGGAACGTGCCGGGATGGGACAATGCGTTCGTGGCGTGCGGGCACTTCCGCGCCGGCGTGCAACTTTCGATCGGCACTGCACAAGCGATTACCGAGTTGCTCACCGGCAAACCGACGAGTGTCGATTTGGCCGCGTTCGCACTCGACCGAACGCCCGATACGAGCACGAAAAGCGCGTTCCGGTCGTGA
- a CDS encoding sigma-70 family RNA polymerase sigma factor gives MTTTFRTVVDVSLRHVPDADLLRRFARAGDDAAFELLVWRYQRLVLGICRRVAGNEHDAEDAFQATFLVLARRAGIVRAESLAGWLARVAYRCSVRARSGHRTQQSLDLSGVPAPEPVTPESDLAALLDAELDRLPDKYRVPVVLCYLLGKTYQQAAAELNCPLGTLSGWVTRGKELLRARLTRRGVALSAGALAANLDMLTPHALASGDGTRFVTAALAAHSSGDRAHSRAAVVANGVLRMMAWKSKVPLVACGVVALVLGLAAASVGLDPPRQPAADPAPVVEKGIRGVVKDSDGAPVAKAFVIAVGANGTGKRLDTTTDTEGRFTFDRFPEGQDPLFATTLVAVKDGFAPVVGHASSAFPNTVTLTLPKATTYTGTVKDRDGKAIAGAEVQFGFVTNHGNFTSWGYTPIKALRGTAVEKAYAVKTDATGAFRFTTVPDGGQLIFRASAPGFAERDTASAAGIHKRDFVAGPNARPANLVLEPEAIVRGRVTSRMPTVSVKKVTVHLTSGQATSDRFMAPDDEGRFEFRGVAAGSYNLFLALPTDSTAAAVGVTVNPKIGETADVNLEVVEGVEVTGSVKVRGGEPVAGATLKAMGSFNPSGHGLPQVTTDKDGRFRFWLPPGEATLATWSTPTGFAFPNISPRKKVTVSAGRGPIVLNEPFEAVRVVKGLSGKVTDATGQPIAHVKVSALQHSSACGNFASGPVTASWDGQFRLESSPNGPLEVGRSVPLRIETSDGQRFEAAALIGKDGAAEIRVPTFPGVDGPTDVKPEELAGVVVDEKGKPLAGVKVHVWDWVDNPENYTFTGADGVFRIKDCGTQQEVQVRFRKDGYSPVMVTRQKVGVKGLVIAMDRTTYFEGVVRGPDGKPVAGARVRADQGPKMIGGGVSTPPWVAPQVWTETIADAQGRYRLYVQPDEYAFHVRVPGVGVARIAKTGIAHGQGRKFDIALEPGITFKARVVDSVSGKPVAGLRLFDWQQKSIDGKSNADGEITIKDMLPGEFTFRVESTSHARWWSEQVIRDWERKTIDDPKTGWQRNFDGLTFDLKPGMAAVTIVAEPVVRVIGRVLDPDGNPVGGATVALARTGSGNSLTGDTRFSVETKTDGTFVMVLPASGAAEYNLVAHDGKYGEWRKWANGVLPPVRTKPGEVIDNVTLRLTRPGTVRGKVVDSKGRPVAGREVRATPTDTRENRYYDPTTTTKADGTFELKFVRPTEQQVQVAPFWLRGADAPTNTSLTVGVKEGQVVEGVSLVAEEEPVK, from the coding sequence ATGACTACGACGTTCCGAACGGTTGTTGATGTTTCGCTCCGTCACGTGCCCGACGCGGACCTGCTGCGCCGGTTCGCGCGGGCCGGGGACGACGCGGCGTTCGAGTTACTCGTGTGGCGCTACCAGCGATTGGTTCTCGGCATCTGCCGGCGCGTCGCGGGGAATGAGCACGACGCGGAAGATGCGTTCCAGGCCACGTTCCTCGTGCTCGCGCGGCGCGCCGGTATCGTGCGCGCGGAGAGCCTGGCCGGGTGGCTCGCTCGGGTCGCGTACCGGTGCTCGGTCCGCGCGCGGTCGGGCCACCGCACTCAACAATCACTCGACCTCTCGGGCGTGCCCGCGCCGGAACCCGTTACCCCCGAATCGGACCTCGCGGCCCTTCTGGACGCCGAACTGGACCGGCTCCCGGACAAGTACCGCGTGCCGGTGGTCCTCTGCTACCTGCTCGGGAAGACGTACCAACAGGCCGCGGCCGAACTGAACTGCCCGCTCGGGACATTGAGTGGGTGGGTGACGCGAGGTAAGGAACTGCTCCGCGCCCGGCTCACTCGGCGCGGCGTGGCACTGAGCGCCGGCGCGCTCGCCGCGAACCTGGACATGCTGACCCCGCACGCGCTCGCGTCGGGAGACGGGACACGATTCGTTACCGCGGCGCTCGCGGCCCATTCGAGCGGGGACCGCGCCCACTCGCGGGCCGCGGTCGTTGCCAACGGAGTGCTTCGCATGATGGCTTGGAAGTCTAAAGTGCCTCTTGTGGCGTGCGGAGTCGTGGCTCTGGTGCTCGGCCTCGCCGCCGCTTCTGTTGGCCTCGACCCACCTCGACAGCCCGCTGCGGACCCCGCGCCGGTCGTGGAGAAGGGGATTCGCGGAGTAGTGAAGGATTCGGACGGGGCGCCGGTCGCGAAGGCGTTCGTCATCGCCGTGGGCGCGAACGGTACCGGCAAGCGCCTGGATACGACGACCGACACCGAGGGGCGCTTCACCTTCGACCGGTTCCCGGAGGGGCAAGACCCGTTGTTCGCAACCACCCTCGTCGCCGTGAAAGACGGGTTCGCGCCCGTAGTCGGCCACGCTTCTTCCGCGTTCCCCAACACGGTTACGCTCACCCTACCAAAAGCTACCACGTACACGGGCACGGTGAAAGATCGGGACGGGAAGGCAATCGCCGGAGCCGAGGTCCAGTTTGGCTTCGTCACGAATCACGGCAACTTCACGAGTTGGGGCTACACCCCGATTAAAGCGCTGCGTGGTACCGCGGTCGAGAAGGCTTATGCCGTGAAGACGGATGCCACGGGAGCGTTCCGGTTCACGACCGTTCCCGACGGGGGGCAATTGATCTTCCGGGCCAGCGCGCCGGGCTTCGCCGAACGAGACACTGCGAGCGCGGCTGGTATCCACAAACGGGATTTCGTTGCCGGGCCGAACGCGCGCCCCGCGAATCTGGTGCTCGAACCGGAGGCAATCGTCCGTGGCCGCGTCACATCACGGATGCCGACGGTGTCCGTGAAGAAAGTGACGGTTCACCTCACGTCCGGTCAGGCGACATCCGACCGCTTTATGGCGCCGGACGACGAGGGCCGGTTCGAGTTCCGGGGTGTTGCAGCCGGCTCCTACAACCTGTTTCTCGCATTGCCCACCGACTCGACTGCTGCGGCAGTCGGTGTGACCGTGAACCCGAAAATCGGGGAAACGGCGGACGTGAATCTGGAGGTCGTTGAGGGCGTCGAAGTGACCGGCAGCGTGAAGGTTCGAGGGGGAGAGCCGGTTGCCGGAGCGACTCTGAAAGCGATGGGCAGTTTCAACCCCAGCGGGCACGGCCTCCCGCAAGTCACCACCGACAAAGACGGGCGGTTCCGGTTCTGGCTCCCGCCCGGCGAAGCGACTCTGGCAACTTGGTCGACACCAACCGGTTTCGCTTTCCCAAATATCAGCCCGCGGAAGAAGGTGACTGTATCCGCCGGCCGTGGGCCGATCGTGCTGAACGAGCCGTTTGAAGCGGTTCGCGTGGTCAAGGGGCTGTCCGGCAAGGTGACGGACGCAACCGGACAGCCGATCGCGCACGTGAAGGTGTCGGCCCTCCAGCATTCGAGTGCGTGCGGGAACTTCGCGTCCGGACCGGTCACGGCGAGCTGGGACGGTCAGTTCCGACTCGAATCCTCCCCGAACGGACCGCTGGAGGTGGGCCGGAGCGTTCCACTCCGGATCGAAACTTCGGACGGACAACGGTTCGAGGCAGCGGCTCTCATCGGAAAAGACGGCGCGGCGGAGATTCGCGTTCCGACCTTCCCGGGTGTCGACGGCCCGACGGACGTGAAGCCCGAAGAACTCGCCGGGGTCGTGGTGGACGAGAAGGGGAAACCGCTCGCGGGGGTGAAGGTTCACGTGTGGGACTGGGTCGACAACCCGGAGAACTACACCTTCACCGGAGCCGACGGCGTATTTCGGATCAAGGATTGTGGGACGCAACAAGAGGTCCAGGTGCGGTTCCGGAAGGACGGCTATTCCCCTGTAATGGTCACCCGGCAGAAGGTGGGGGTGAAGGGGCTCGTTATCGCGATGGACCGGACGACGTACTTCGAGGGTGTTGTTCGTGGCCCAGACGGGAAACCGGTAGCCGGGGCACGAGTTCGCGCCGATCAGGGACCGAAAATGATCGGCGGGGGCGTTTCTACGCCCCCCTGGGTGGCTCCCCAGGTTTGGACGGAGACGATTGCCGACGCACAGGGACGGTATCGACTCTACGTTCAGCCGGACGAGTACGCCTTCCACGTCAGAGTTCCGGGCGTCGGGGTGGCGCGGATCGCAAAAACCGGGATCGCGCACGGACAGGGGCGCAAATTCGACATCGCACTCGAACCGGGCATCACGTTCAAAGCCCGCGTGGTCGATTCGGTGAGCGGAAAACCGGTCGCGGGGTTGCGCCTCTTCGACTGGCAACAGAAGTCGATCGACGGGAAGTCGAACGCGGACGGTGAGATTACCATCAAGGACATGCTCCCGGGGGAGTTCACCTTTAGAGTCGAGTCCACGAGTCACGCGCGGTGGTGGTCGGAGCAGGTCATTCGGGACTGGGAGCGCAAGACCATTGATGATCCGAAGACGGGCTGGCAGCGGAACTTCGACGGACTGACGTTCGACCTGAAACCCGGGATGGCCGCGGTGACGATTGTCGCGGAACCCGTTGTGCGCGTGATCGGGCGGGTTCTCGATCCGGACGGGAACCCTGTTGGCGGTGCGACCGTAGCTCTGGCCCGCACCGGTTCCGGGAACTCGCTGACCGGCGACACGCGGTTCAGTGTGGAAACCAAGACGGACGGTACGTTCGTGATGGTGCTGCCGGCGAGCGGCGCGGCCGAGTACAACCTCGTCGCCCACGACGGCAAGTACGGCGAGTGGCGAAAATGGGCCAACGGTGTGCTCCCGCCGGTTCGGACGAAGCCCGGCGAGGTAATCGATAACGTGACGCTGCGGCTCACGCGCCCCGGTACCGTTCGCGGAAAAGTGGTGGACTCTAAGGGACGCCCGGTCGCCGGTCGAGAGGTGCGTGCAACTCCCACAGATACCCGCGAGAACCGATACTACGACCCGACCACCACAACCAAAGCAGACGGCACGTTCGAGCTGAAGTTCGTGCGGCCGACCGAGCAGCAGGTGCAAGTCGCCCCGTTCTGGCTCCGAGGCGCGGACGCACCCACGAATACTTCGCTGACTGTGGGGGTAAAGGAGGGGCAAGTCGTTGAGGGCGTGTCTCTGGTGGCCGAAGAGGAACCGGTGAAGTAG
- a CDS encoding molybdopterin-dependent oxidoreductase — protein MSEARDYLDEHHDLTRRFFLRCGATLAAGTAVTARGGAADPLPPELSPVLEKLESYFTAPSKFEDVSRGRPIPHTLPVDKKKEVGLTRETWRLEIVTDPENPAKLGKQFTKKDNTALDFDTLVKLGEKHAVRFPKIMTCLNLGCPLGMGIWEGVPLRTLVWLAQPKENLRRVFYYGYHNDDPKQQFRSSLPVGRVLEDFDDLPPVIACYKLNGEWLTPERGAPVRVVAPEHYGYKSVKWLTHLVLSNLAHANDTYGAQNNDIDSPMKTFAATLHVPANAKANAPLPITGYAQAGISGLSKVQVWVSPVGKGWNADDPYFTTAPWSDATVLAPPKKWGGNLLNDAIPKGTIGFDAAGQPKSWPMRLAKAHWAAVLPGLPAGQYTLRCRTIDAKGQAQPMPRPFKKSGRCDIEAVNFTVIA, from the coding sequence ATGAGCGAAGCACGCGATTATCTGGACGAGCACCACGACCTCACGCGGCGATTCTTCCTCCGGTGCGGGGCAACGCTCGCAGCAGGAACCGCGGTCACAGCGCGCGGAGGTGCAGCCGATCCGCTCCCTCCGGAACTCAGCCCAGTGCTGGAGAAACTCGAAAGTTATTTCACCGCGCCGTCCAAGTTCGAGGACGTATCGCGCGGGCGCCCGATTCCGCACACGCTACCGGTCGACAAGAAGAAAGAAGTGGGCCTCACGCGCGAAACTTGGCGCCTTGAAATTGTCACTGATCCGGAGAACCCCGCCAAACTCGGCAAGCAGTTCACGAAAAAGGACAACACTGCGCTCGACTTCGACACGCTCGTGAAACTCGGCGAGAAGCATGCGGTGCGGTTCCCCAAGATCATGACGTGCCTGAACCTCGGGTGCCCGCTCGGGATGGGCATCTGGGAAGGTGTTCCGCTGCGCACGCTCGTGTGGCTCGCGCAACCGAAAGAGAACCTGCGCCGTGTGTTCTACTACGGCTACCACAACGACGACCCGAAGCAGCAGTTCCGCAGCTCGCTCCCGGTGGGCCGTGTCCTCGAAGATTTTGACGACCTACCGCCTGTCATTGCGTGCTACAAGCTCAACGGCGAGTGGCTCACACCAGAACGCGGCGCGCCCGTGAGAGTGGTCGCGCCTGAGCACTACGGCTACAAGTCGGTGAAATGGCTCACGCACCTCGTGCTGAGCAACTTGGCCCACGCGAACGACACCTACGGGGCGCAGAACAACGACATCGACAGCCCAATGAAGACCTTCGCCGCAACGCTACACGTTCCCGCCAACGCGAAGGCGAACGCGCCACTACCGATCACCGGATACGCCCAAGCCGGCATTTCCGGGCTCTCGAAAGTTCAGGTGTGGGTGTCGCCTGTTGGGAAGGGGTGGAACGCGGACGACCCGTACTTCACCACCGCACCGTGGAGCGACGCGACCGTTCTCGCACCACCGAAGAAATGGGGCGGCAATCTACTCAACGACGCGATCCCAAAGGGCACGATCGGCTTCGATGCAGCCGGTCAACCGAAGTCGTGGCCGATGCGCCTAGCAAAAGCGCACTGGGCTGCGGTCCTCCCGGGGCTACCCGCGGGGCAGTACACACTCCGCTGCCGCACTATCGACGCGAAGGGGCAAGCGCAGCCGATGCCGCGCCCGTTCAAGAAGTCCGGCCGGTGCGATATCGAAGCCGTGAACTTCACCGTCATTGCGTAA
- a CDS encoding Gfo/Idh/MocA family protein produces MASSICRWGILGAANIARKNWKAIRFAENAILTAVASREPSRAKEWLDANQSECPFATAPTACTYNELLKRTDVDAVYIPLPTGVRREWVVKAANAGKHVLCEKPCGPDAGELRAMIDACNANKVQFMDGVMFMHGKRLPLLRSTIDDGETVGQLRRIATQFSFAAGDDFLKGNIRVSNALEPLGALGDLGWYNIRFSLFVMKYQLPTKVSGRMLTEHGPAGAAVPLEFSGELFWGNGVSASFYCSFNTELQQWAHVSGTKGSIAVRDFVLPFYGCESEFVADRPVFNVKGTSYHWESHPRRFAVTEYSDGAPDAQETNMIRTFSGLALSGKVDPMWPDVALKTQTVMDTCLASARNGGVLMDVK; encoded by the coding sequence ATGGCGTCGTCGATCTGTCGGTGGGGCATTCTGGGCGCGGCGAACATCGCACGGAAGAACTGGAAGGCGATCCGGTTCGCGGAGAACGCGATCCTTACTGCCGTGGCGAGCCGCGAGCCGTCGCGGGCGAAGGAGTGGCTCGATGCGAACCAGTCCGAGTGCCCCTTCGCGACCGCGCCGACCGCGTGTACTTACAACGAACTGCTGAAGCGCACCGACGTGGACGCAGTGTACATTCCGCTCCCAACCGGCGTGCGACGTGAGTGGGTGGTGAAGGCCGCGAACGCCGGGAAGCACGTGCTGTGTGAGAAGCCGTGCGGCCCGGACGCGGGCGAGTTGCGGGCGATGATCGACGCCTGCAACGCGAACAAGGTGCAGTTCATGGACGGCGTGATGTTCATGCACGGCAAGCGCCTGCCGCTGTTGCGCTCGACGATTGACGACGGCGAAACGGTGGGCCAACTCCGGCGCATCGCGACGCAGTTCAGTTTCGCGGCCGGCGACGACTTCCTGAAGGGGAACATCCGCGTCAGCAACGCGCTCGAACCGCTCGGCGCGCTCGGCGATCTCGGCTGGTACAACATCCGCTTTTCGCTGTTCGTGATGAAGTACCAGCTCCCGACAAAGGTGAGCGGCCGGATGCTGACCGAGCACGGCCCGGCCGGGGCGGCGGTGCCGCTGGAGTTCTCTGGTGAACTGTTCTGGGGCAACGGCGTCTCGGCGTCGTTCTACTGCTCGTTCAACACCGAACTCCAGCAGTGGGCGCACGTGAGCGGCACGAAGGGGAGCATCGCGGTACGCGACTTCGTGCTGCCCTTCTACGGGTGCGAGAGCGAGTTCGTCGCGGACCGCCCGGTGTTCAACGTGAAGGGCACGAGCTACCACTGGGAGAGCCACCCGCGCCGGTTCGCGGTGACCGAGTACAGCGACGGCGCGCCGGACGCCCAGGAAACGAACATGATCCGCACGTTCAGCGGGCTGGCGCTCTCGGGCAAGGTCGACCCGATGTGGCCCGACGTCGCGCTGAAGACGCAGACGGTGATGGACACGTGCCTTGCTTCGGCCCGCAACGGCGGGGTACTGATGGACGTGAAGTGA
- a CDS encoding SEL1-like repeat protein — MTNALTRRHEQRALLLLVLLSAGACQRQEPAPYPNPTTAPQAKAPEPPTDDGVSEDYAVLERYWYENRNTVDFLRTRGEKQAPVWKVAGERGSSKAMVLYARFLQESTDAPTASAEAVTWFRKAAECGNMDAMWLLGRCYLEGRGIAKDATEGVKLFCKAAELGGVKAMGHLGLCYANGSVPKNPTEAIKWLRKAVELGDTNAMCGLGACHAKGEGVPKDPTEAIKWFRKAVELGNTEAMRALGACYSNGEGVAKNPTEAVKWLHKAAELGNTEAMHNLGGCYVAGEGVPKDPTEGVKWFRRGAELGNTGAMAHMGHCYLLGAGVSKDSVEGLKWLHKSAELGNPCAMHILGSGYIEGLKTTKDATEAVMWLTKAADLGWDESRYILQQLGAGR; from the coding sequence ATGACGAACGCCCTCACGCGCCGGCACGAACAGCGTGCCTTGCTCCTCCTCGTGCTCCTCTCTGCTGGCGCGTGCCAGCGCCAGGAACCCGCCCCCTACCCGAATCCGACCACAGCGCCCCAGGCGAAAGCGCCCGAGCCGCCGACCGACGACGGGGTCTCGGAAGACTACGCCGTCCTGGAACGGTACTGGTACGAGAACCGAAATACGGTCGATTTTCTCAGAACGCGGGGCGAGAAGCAGGCACCCGTGTGGAAAGTCGCTGGCGAACGCGGCTCGAGCAAGGCGATGGTCCTTTATGCCCGGTTTCTACAAGAGAGCACCGACGCACCGACGGCCTCCGCCGAAGCCGTGACATGGTTCCGCAAGGCCGCGGAATGCGGGAACATGGATGCAATGTGGCTCCTGGGGCGCTGTTACTTGGAAGGCCGGGGCATTGCAAAGGACGCGACTGAAGGGGTCAAGTTGTTCTGCAAGGCCGCGGAACTCGGCGGCGTCAAAGCAATGGGTCATCTGGGTTTATGTTACGCCAACGGCAGTGTACCCAAGAACCCGACAGAAGCCATCAAGTGGCTCCGCAAGGCCGTGGAACTCGGAGACACCAACGCCATGTGCGGTTTAGGTGCCTGCCACGCCAAAGGTGAGGGTGTGCCGAAAGACCCGACCGAAGCCATTAAGTGGTTTCGCAAAGCCGTGGAACTCGGAAATACCGAAGCCATGCGTGCTCTGGGCGCATGTTACTCCAATGGCGAGGGCGTAGCGAAGAACCCAACAGAAGCGGTCAAATGGCTCCACAAGGCCGCGGAACTCGGAAATACCGAAGCCATGCACAATTTGGGTGGGTGTTACGTCGCCGGCGAGGGCGTGCCGAAGGATCCGACAGAGGGCGTCAAGTGGTTCCGCCGGGGCGCGGAACTCGGGAACACGGGAGCAATGGCCCATATGGGGCACTGTTACCTGCTCGGCGCGGGGGTCTCGAAGGACTCGGTTGAGGGGCTGAAGTGGCTCCACAAGAGCGCGGAACTCGGGAACCCGTGCGCCATGCACATCCTTGGCAGCGGGTACATCGAAGGGCTAAAAACGACCAAGGACGCGACAGAAGCCGTGATGTGGCTCACCAAGGCCGCGGACCTGGGATGGGACGAATCCCGATACATTTTGCAGCAACTGGGCGCCGGTCGGTGA